One window of the Myxococcus virescens genome contains the following:
- a CDS encoding type I polyketide synthase yields the protein MSKEFYEKISSLSPKRLALLALDLHAESEALKRARSEPIAIVGASCRVPGGVRTPEAFWRLLSQGVDAITEVPRERWDVEALFDPDPSKRGRTYARWGGFIDGVDQFDAAFFGVSPREASRMDPQQRMLLEVAWEALERAGQPPDQLAGSKSGVFLGIIGSDYAQLQARQLGDAPDIYHLTGTSLNAAAGRLAYTLGFQGPCMSIDTACSSSLVALHVACQSLRNRECDLALSAGVNLMLMPDPTVALSSSRGLAPDGRCKTFDAAANGFVRAEGCVVLVLKRLSDALANGDEILSLVAGSAVNQDGASSGLMVPNGPAQERVIEQALASAGLKPSQVSFVEAHGTGTSLGDPIELQALARVLGAGRRSDTPLYVGSVKTNVGHLEATAGLTGILKTALSLRHEAIPPNLHFHRLNPDIVLDGAPVVIPTALQPWPRADQPRIAGVSAFGISGTNAHVILQEPPVPSSRPAVPARGAELLVLSARSPEALQAMAGSHAHWLAAHPEVSLRDVCATAALSRSHHEHRLALAGHTHAELEEKLGAYARGEPVPGAATGRATGQTRRRVVFVFPGQGSQWLGMGRKLLAEEPAFREALERCDAAIQACAGFSVLAELAAEEGKGRLHEIDVIQPVLFAMEVALAELWRAWGIEPDAVVGHSMGEVAAAHVAGALSLEDAAKVICRRSRLLRGVSGQGSMLLVDLTLEEAKQALHGWESQVSVAVSNSVRSTVLSGAPGALEDIAQRLKQRDVFCRFVKVDVASHSPQMDPLRPDLLAALQDLAPRASRVPICSTVTGRMTDGAEFRAGYWADNLREPVLFSKAIEKLAVDGHDIFIELSPHPILLPAVEQHLRHLGREGTVLPSLRRDEDERGAMLSSLGALYAVGHEVDLARQHPVRGRLAALPTYPWQHERFWIESSTRTRRARDAGHHPLLGTHLSLAGQDGAHLWQTELYADSPSYLADHVVHGEVVLPGTGYLEMALAGASEAFGPARLALEDVIFQEMMVLPREEALSVQMRVIPEVDGTRRFQVFSRPVDGAGAWTLHAEGRLSESTSAEPFALDEARARCPELLEGEKHYHLMLERGVDFGPSFRLVKEMWKGEGEAVARLELSPSVAAEMTAHQLHPALLDACLQAINGAGLGDRRGETFVPVAVDSLRMHGRPGRALWSHARVRPGTGSGPGSIEADVTLLDAEGNVLMEARGLMARRLDAVRRRSADEIDQWMYRVDWQEAPRETPTAVSESTPGPWLVLADRAGFSGKLRAALTERGERCILVSHGEETRLVEPGHYVVDPSRAEGFTRILDAEFGAGRPACRGVVHLFSLDVPGLEAGTDALVKARTLGAASALHLTQALVASGFRDMPRVWLVTEGVQAVNPGEQVAHVEQAPLWGLGRVLTLEHPELRCCSVDLGARDEVQARALADELLASSPEEQVALRGSTRFVARLSRMERSTAVPAELRADATYLITGGLGGLGLKLAEWLVDRGARHLALLGRKGASAEAQPVLEALRAGGVEVRVFKADVAARPDLERVLGEVEAEMPPLRGVFHAAAVLDDGVLVNLTAERLRTVMEPKVHGAWHLHTLTASAPLEHFVLFAAAGSLLGSPGQGNYAAANVFLDALAAYRRGLGLPALSVDWGAWAGVGLAAAAEARGERITQRGVDTMPPSQALEALGRILSSPLSRVVVMRFDLRQWSEFYLTAARSPFLSRLAREQASAAKTPAVRGAFVETLRAAEVLKRASLLEAHLCEQAGHVLRLAPSRIDPQEPLGNMGLDSLMGLEIRNRLEASLGLRLPATLVWRHPTVAALVVHLAEQLQLPITTQAEPPRDEAAALEAAIVNNVKQLSDDEAEALLAEKLAALAD from the coding sequence ATGAGCAAGGAATTCTACGAGAAGATTTCGAGCCTCTCTCCCAAGAGGCTCGCGTTGCTGGCGCTCGACCTGCACGCGGAGAGCGAAGCCCTCAAGCGCGCGCGCTCGGAGCCCATCGCCATCGTCGGTGCGTCCTGCCGCGTTCCCGGAGGCGTGCGGACACCCGAGGCCTTCTGGCGCCTGCTGAGCCAGGGGGTGGACGCCATCACCGAGGTACCGCGCGAGCGGTGGGACGTGGAGGCGCTCTTCGACCCCGACCCGAGCAAGCGGGGCCGCACCTATGCGCGTTGGGGCGGCTTCATCGACGGCGTGGACCAGTTCGACGCCGCCTTCTTCGGCGTCTCGCCCCGGGAAGCCTCGCGCATGGACCCGCAGCAGCGGATGCTGCTGGAGGTCGCGTGGGAAGCGCTGGAGCGCGCGGGCCAGCCGCCGGACCAGCTCGCGGGAAGCAAGTCCGGTGTCTTCCTGGGCATCATCGGCAGCGACTACGCGCAGCTCCAGGCGCGGCAGCTCGGCGATGCGCCGGACATCTATCACCTGACGGGGACCTCGCTGAACGCGGCGGCGGGCCGTCTGGCGTACACGCTGGGCTTTCAGGGGCCGTGCATGTCCATCGACACGGCGTGCTCGTCGTCGCTGGTGGCGCTCCACGTCGCCTGCCAGAGCCTGCGCAACCGCGAGTGCGATCTGGCGCTCTCCGCGGGCGTCAACCTCATGTTGATGCCGGACCCGACCGTTGCTCTCTCCAGCAGCCGAGGGCTGGCGCCGGACGGACGGTGCAAGACCTTCGATGCCGCCGCCAATGGCTTCGTGCGCGCGGAGGGCTGCGTCGTCCTGGTGCTCAAGCGGCTCTCGGATGCGCTGGCCAACGGCGATGAGATTCTGTCGCTCGTCGCGGGCTCGGCGGTGAACCAGGACGGCGCCAGCAGTGGGCTGATGGTGCCCAACGGGCCGGCGCAGGAGCGGGTCATTGAGCAGGCGCTGGCGAGCGCGGGGCTGAAGCCCTCGCAGGTCTCCTTCGTCGAGGCGCACGGAACGGGCACGTCGCTGGGGGACCCCATCGAGCTGCAAGCGCTGGCGCGGGTGCTGGGCGCGGGACGGCGCTCGGATACGCCACTGTACGTCGGCTCGGTGAAGACGAACGTCGGGCACCTCGAAGCGACGGCGGGGCTCACGGGCATCCTGAAGACGGCCCTCTCACTGCGCCACGAGGCGATTCCTCCGAACCTGCACTTCCACCGCCTCAACCCGGACATCGTCCTGGACGGCGCGCCCGTCGTCATTCCCACGGCGCTTCAGCCGTGGCCCCGCGCGGACCAGCCTCGCATCGCCGGTGTGAGCGCGTTTGGCATCAGCGGCACCAATGCCCACGTCATCTTGCAGGAGCCGCCGGTGCCGTCATCACGGCCTGCCGTCCCCGCGCGTGGCGCGGAGTTGCTCGTGCTGTCGGCGCGCAGTCCGGAGGCGCTCCAGGCCATGGCCGGGAGCCACGCGCATTGGCTCGCCGCGCATCCGGAGGTGTCACTCCGCGACGTCTGCGCCACGGCGGCCCTGTCGCGCTCTCACCATGAGCACCGCCTCGCGCTCGCGGGCCACACGCACGCTGAACTCGAGGAGAAGCTGGGGGCGTACGCGCGTGGAGAGCCCGTGCCGGGCGCGGCCACGGGACGTGCAACGGGGCAGACCCGGCGCCGGGTCGTCTTCGTGTTCCCGGGCCAGGGCTCGCAGTGGCTGGGCATGGGCCGGAAGCTGCTGGCGGAGGAGCCGGCGTTCCGCGAGGCCCTGGAGCGCTGCGACGCGGCCATCCAGGCGTGCGCGGGCTTCAGTGTCCTGGCGGAGCTGGCCGCTGAAGAGGGCAAGGGCCGCCTCCATGAAATCGACGTCATCCAGCCCGTTCTCTTCGCCATGGAAGTGGCGCTGGCGGAGCTGTGGCGCGCCTGGGGCATCGAGCCCGACGCCGTGGTGGGGCACAGCATGGGCGAGGTGGCCGCGGCGCACGTGGCCGGAGCGCTGAGTCTGGAGGACGCGGCGAAGGTCATCTGCCGCCGCAGCCGGCTGCTTCGAGGCGTGAGCGGGCAGGGCTCCATGCTGCTGGTGGACCTGACGTTGGAAGAGGCGAAGCAGGCCCTTCACGGCTGGGAGTCGCAGGTCTCGGTCGCGGTGAGCAACAGCGTGCGCTCCACGGTGCTGTCGGGCGCTCCTGGGGCCCTGGAGGACATCGCCCAGCGGCTCAAGCAACGGGACGTCTTCTGCCGCTTCGTGAAGGTGGATGTGGCCTCGCACAGTCCTCAAATGGACCCGCTGCGGCCCGACCTGCTCGCGGCGCTCCAGGACCTCGCGCCGCGTGCGTCCCGTGTGCCCATCTGCTCGACGGTGACGGGACGGATGACGGATGGCGCGGAGTTCCGTGCTGGCTACTGGGCGGACAACCTGCGCGAGCCGGTGTTGTTCTCGAAGGCCATCGAGAAGCTCGCGGTCGACGGCCATGACATCTTCATCGAGCTGAGCCCGCATCCCATCCTCTTGCCCGCGGTGGAACAACACCTGCGGCACCTCGGGCGAGAGGGGACGGTGCTGCCCTCGCTCCGCCGTGACGAAGACGAGCGCGGGGCAATGTTGTCGTCCCTGGGGGCGCTCTACGCCGTGGGGCACGAGGTGGACCTCGCGCGCCAGCACCCCGTGCGAGGCCGGCTCGCGGCGCTGCCCACGTACCCGTGGCAGCACGAGCGCTTCTGGATTGAGTCGTCCACGCGGACCCGTCGTGCCCGGGACGCGGGCCACCACCCGTTGCTGGGCACGCACCTGTCCCTGGCGGGACAGGACGGCGCGCACCTGTGGCAGACGGAGCTGTACGCGGACAGCCCTTCATATCTGGCGGACCACGTCGTCCATGGGGAGGTCGTGCTCCCTGGCACCGGGTACCTGGAGATGGCGCTCGCGGGGGCCTCCGAGGCCTTCGGGCCGGCGCGGCTCGCGCTGGAGGACGTCATCTTCCAGGAGATGATGGTGCTCCCTCGGGAAGAGGCGCTGTCGGTTCAGATGCGCGTCATCCCAGAGGTGGATGGCACCCGTCGCTTCCAGGTCTTCAGCCGTCCGGTGGACGGCGCCGGGGCTTGGACACTGCACGCTGAAGGGCGCCTGAGTGAGAGCACGAGCGCGGAGCCGTTCGCGCTCGACGAGGCGCGGGCGCGGTGCCCCGAGCTTCTGGAGGGCGAGAAGCACTACCACCTCATGCTGGAGCGGGGCGTCGACTTTGGTCCCAGCTTCCGCCTGGTGAAGGAGATGTGGAAGGGGGAGGGCGAGGCGGTGGCGCGCCTGGAATTGTCACCTTCCGTCGCGGCGGAGATGACGGCGCATCAGCTCCATCCGGCGCTGCTGGATGCGTGCTTGCAAGCCATCAACGGCGCGGGGCTGGGGGACCGCAGGGGAGAGACGTTCGTCCCGGTGGCGGTGGACTCGCTGCGCATGCACGGGCGGCCCGGACGTGCGCTGTGGAGTCACGCTCGTGTCCGGCCGGGCACGGGCAGTGGCCCGGGCTCGATTGAAGCCGATGTGACGTTGCTGGACGCGGAGGGCAACGTCCTGATGGAGGCTCGCGGCCTGATGGCGCGCCGTCTGGATGCGGTGCGGCGCCGGTCCGCGGATGAAATCGACCAGTGGATGTACCGGGTGGACTGGCAGGAAGCGCCGCGTGAGACGCCCACGGCCGTCTCGGAGTCCACGCCCGGCCCCTGGCTGGTGCTCGCGGACCGTGCGGGTTTCAGCGGGAAGCTGCGCGCCGCGCTGACCGAGCGCGGGGAGCGTTGCATCCTCGTCTCCCACGGCGAGGAGACCCGGCTCGTCGAGCCCGGCCACTACGTGGTGGACCCGTCACGAGCGGAGGGCTTCACGCGGATTCTCGACGCGGAGTTCGGCGCCGGACGTCCCGCGTGCCGTGGCGTCGTGCACCTCTTCAGCCTGGACGTGCCCGGTCTCGAGGCCGGCACGGATGCGCTGGTGAAGGCACGCACGCTTGGCGCGGCGAGCGCGCTCCACCTCACGCAGGCCCTGGTCGCGTCGGGCTTCCGGGACATGCCTCGGGTGTGGTTGGTGACGGAAGGTGTCCAGGCCGTCAATCCGGGTGAGCAGGTGGCCCATGTCGAGCAGGCGCCACTCTGGGGCTTGGGACGCGTGCTCACGCTGGAGCATCCCGAACTCCGGTGCTGCAGCGTGGACCTGGGGGCTCGGGATGAGGTCCAGGCTCGAGCGCTGGCCGACGAGCTCCTCGCGTCGAGTCCGGAAGAGCAGGTCGCGCTCCGGGGCTCCACGCGGTTCGTGGCGCGGCTGTCGCGCATGGAGCGCAGCACGGCGGTGCCGGCGGAGTTGCGAGCCGATGCCACGTACCTGATTACCGGTGGCCTGGGTGGCCTGGGCCTGAAGCTCGCGGAGTGGCTGGTCGACCGGGGTGCCCGCCACCTGGCCTTGCTGGGGCGCAAGGGCGCGTCCGCGGAGGCGCAGCCGGTGCTGGAAGCGCTGCGTGCCGGCGGCGTCGAAGTCCGGGTGTTCAAGGCGGACGTGGCGGCGCGCCCGGACCTGGAGCGGGTGCTGGGAGAGGTGGAGGCGGAGATGCCTCCACTCCGGGGTGTCTTCCACGCGGCGGCGGTCCTCGATGACGGCGTGCTGGTGAACCTCACCGCCGAGCGTCTGCGCACGGTGATGGAGCCCAAGGTCCACGGCGCCTGGCATCTGCACACGCTGACGGCATCCGCGCCGTTGGAGCACTTCGTGTTGTTCGCCGCGGCGGGTTCGCTGCTGGGCTCGCCGGGGCAGGGCAACTACGCGGCGGCCAACGTCTTCCTCGATGCGTTGGCGGCGTACCGGCGTGGGCTTGGCCTGCCGGCGCTGAGCGTTGACTGGGGGGCTTGGGCCGGTGTGGGTCTGGCCGCGGCGGCCGAGGCGCGCGGGGAACGCATCACCCAGCGCGGCGTGGACACCATGCCACCGTCGCAAGCGCTGGAGGCGTTGGGCCGCATCCTGAGCAGCCCTCTGTCGCGCGTGGTGGTGATGCGTTTCGACCTGCGGCAGTGGAGCGAGTTCTACCTGACGGCGGCGCGCTCGCCCTTCCTGTCACGGCTGGCGCGTGAGCAGGCCAGCGCCGCGAAGACTCCCGCTGTTCGCGGTGCTTTCGTGGAGACGCTCCGGGCCGCGGAGGTGCTGAAGCGAGCGTCGTTGCTGGAGGCGCACCTGTGCGAACAGGCCGGCCATGTGCTCCGGCTGGCGCCTTCGCGAATCGACCCGCAGGAGCCCCTGGGCAACATGGGGTTGGATTCCCTGATGGGGCTGGAGATTCGCAACCGGCTCGAAGCCAGCCTGGGCCTGAGGCTCCCCGCGACGCTGGTCTGGCGGCACCCGACGGTGGCGGCGCTCGTCGTGCACCTGGCTGAACAACTGCAACTTCCCATCACGACCCAGGCGGAGCCGCCGCGGGATGAAGCCGCCGCGCTCGAAGCCGCGATCGTCAACAACGTCAAGCAACTCTCGGACGACGAAGCCGAGGCGCTGCTCGCGGAGAAGCTCGCCGCGCTGGCCGATTGA